Proteins encoded in a region of the Solanum dulcamara chromosome 9, daSolDulc1.2, whole genome shotgun sequence genome:
- the LOC129904661 gene encoding uncharacterized protein LOC129904661 yields MAYNYSCNFPDIYSWIHNLPPISKWKTDSISICISPSCSSQPSLKLSIAKNYHFSIVADYNLPISLWTSKPLRIKHNSTTLLDDESIFNLLINFVHDVLNYGPNKNSSFFLKIPRMDFNNSSFKEIFNFSFLTLAFIICIYEVPADLRSTCISALKNQFSCSQSRQASKLLVRILGSNTEEQWMRSVNLAITNWILEIHSSSNPMKTPCPLFSYSFSTQGLWKVQLYCPVIAMDVETSTSSTLSDDHLRFSLNFHQLEGVIQLNHRFNVREKWIEVMVNTDNIRCDVVRLVNESLMAERGSGVSEKHFPSRISLQLTPTLQSNVLSISVNKSSDNPSREIGTEKTIEAGFDPPNTYMGLKVSAGETVVTTMKPWKFEQSVNGDGVNLNWFLHDSGNGREVFSSKPSVFSLIQPKAWFKNRYSSVYRPFTKQGGVIFAGDEYGESVCWKVDKRAIGKTMEWELKGRLWLTYWPNKHLTSYAETRRLEFREVLHLNLA; encoded by the exons ATGGCTTATAATTATAGTTGCAATTTTCCTGATATATACTCCTGGATTCACAACTTACCACCAATTTCTAAATGGAAAACTGACTCTATTTCAATTTGCATTTCTCCTTCATGTTCATCTCAACCTTCCCTCAAACTTTCCATAGCCAAAAATTACCATTTTTCCATCGTCGCAGATTATAATCTTCCTATTTCACTGTGGACCTCAAAGCCATTAAGAATCAAGCACAACTCAACAACATTATTAGACGACGAATCAATATTCAATCTCTTGATCAATTTCGTTCACGATGTCCTGAATTATGGTCCCAATAAAAATTCTTCCTTCTTCCTCAAGATCCCAAGAATGGATTTTAACAACTCCAGTTTTAAGGAAATTTTCAATTTCTCATTTCTTACTCTGGCTTTCATAATTTGTATCTATGAAGTCCCTGCTGATCTAAGGTCCACATGTATTAGTGCCCTGAAGAATCAATTTTCATGTTCGCAATCTAGACAAGCATCAAAATTACTCGTGAGGATTTTGGGATCGAATACTGAAGAGCAGTGGATGCGTTCAGTAAATCTAGCGATAACTAATTGGATCCTGGAAATTCATTCTTCTTCGAATCCCATGAAAACTCCATGTCCATTGTTTTCATACTCGTTTTCGACACAGGGGCTCTGGAAAGTCCAGTTGTATTGCCCTGTTATTGCAATGGATGTTGAAACATCTACTTCTAGTACTTTGTCTGATGACCATTTGAGGTTTTCACTCAACTTTCACCAGCTTGAAGGAGTGATCCAATTAAATCATAGATTTAATGTTCGAGAAAAGTGGATTGAAGTGATGGTGAACACCGACAACATTAG GTGTGATGTTGTTAGGCTAGTGAATGAATCACTAATGGCAGAGAGAGGATCAGGGGTATCAGAGAAGCATTTCCCTTCAAGAATCTCATTGCAACTAACTCCAACACTTCAATCCAATGTGTTGAGCATATCAGTAAACAAGTCCTCTGACAATCCGTCAAGAGAAATTGGCACCGAAAAGACCATTGAAGCAGGATTCGATCCACCAAACACTTACATGGGCTTAAAAGTCTCCGCGGGAGAGACAGTTGTTACGACCATGAAGCCGTGGAAATTTGAACAATCTGTTAATGGAGACGGAGTAAATTTGAATTGGTTTCTTCATGATAGTGGAAATGGAAGAGAGGTATTTTCATCGAAGCCTTCTGTGTTTTCATTAATTCAGCCAAAGGCTTGGTTCAAGAACAGATATTCAAGTGTTTATAGGCCTTTTACTAAGCAAGGAGGGGTAATTTTTGCTGGAGACGAGTATGGGGAAAGTGTGTGTTGGAAAGTGGACAAAAGGGCTATAGGGAAAACAATGGAATGGGAATTGAAAGGGAGACTTTGGTTAACTTATTGGCCAAATAAACATCTAACTTCTTATGCTGAGACTAGAAGATTGGAATTTAGAGAAGTGCTTCATCTCAACCTTGCATAG